A portion of the Ricinus communis isolate WT05 ecotype wild-type chromosome 10, ASM1957865v1, whole genome shotgun sequence genome contains these proteins:
- the LOC8263103 gene encoding gamma-interferon-responsive lysosomal thiol protein, producing MLCINYLLCTKQTKMTSWKSVLLFLIPFLLIFFASPSSFVTSYSLDVQDGLSKNAAKVNLSVYYEALCPSCADFIVRNLMTIFNNGLIDIINLRMIPWGNAHVNRVNNTMVCQNGLDECELNTIQACAINVWNNVNKYYALIYCIEFLAIEGRHRNWLTCFSSLGLSKKPVMECYKNGNGTKLDVVYGYETTHLKPPQTFVPWVLVNNQPLGTDYKNFTAYVCNAYKGDPVPTACIMPKISSVKGANPVCYRGIEAMSMTSLRPKKRLSRSRKSFHKDPSD from the exons ATGTTATGTATTAACTACTTACTGTGTACTAAGCAGACAAAAATGACTTCTTGGAAATCAGTCTTGCTGTTCCTCATTCCTTTCTTGCTTATCTTTTTTGCTTCTCCATCTTCTTTTGTTACTTCTTATTCTTTAGATGTACAAGATGGTTTGTCCAAAAATGCTGCAAAAGTTAATCTCTCAGTCTACTATGAAGCTCTATGTCCTTCTTGTGCAGATTTCATTGTCAGAAATCTCATGACCATATTCAACAATGGGCTTATTGACATCATCAATCTTAGGATGATTCCTTGGGGTAATGCTCATGTTAACAGAGTTAACAACACCATGGTTTGCCAG AATGGTCTTGACGAATGCGAGTTAAATACAATACAAGCATGTGCTATTAATGTGTGGAATAATGTG AACAAATATTATGCTTTGATTTACTGCATTGAGTTCCTAGCAATTGAAGGAAGGCATCGTAATTGGCTAACTTGTTTCAGTTCACTGGGCTTGTCCAAAAAACCAGTCATGGAATGTTACAAAAATGGCAATGGAACAAAG CTTGATGTTGTATATGGTTATGAAACTACGCACCTTAAGCCCCCTCAAACATTTGTGCCATGGGTACTCGTGAATAATCAACCGCTTGGAACT GactataaaaattttacagcTTATGTATGCAATGCATACAAAGGCGACCCTGTACCCACCGCCTGCATAATGCCTAAGATCAGCTCAGTTAAGGGGGCAAACCCAGTGTGCTACAGAGGTATTGAAGCCATGAGCATGACTTCTCTGAGACCGAAGAAGAGATTATCGAGGTCGAGAAAATCATTCCACAAGGACCCTTCAGACTGA
- the LOC8263104 gene encoding gamma-interferon-responsive lysosomal thiol protein: MASLRPVLSFFLVITCIFFCCLASSPSSGDDTVTLYVYYETLCPYCADFIVNRLVKVFDKGLFSIVKLRMIPWGNAFVQSDGSFVCQHGPNECFLNAIEACAITIYPDVERHFRFIHCMESLALENKLNEWVNCFEMSALGTEAIDCYTSGYGNMLEQKFAAETAQLSPPHRFVPWVVVNNQPLQEDFENFVSYACRAYTGTQVPEACTSLPAETNSLLKENHTSPVCFADKTGNYTSSASAIKPLGSTHD, encoded by the exons ATGGCTTCTCTTCGTCCAGTgttgtctttctttcttgtcaTCACATGTATATTCTTCTGCTGCCTCGCATCATCTCCTTCCAGCGGTGATGATACTGTGACACTGTATGTCTACTACGAAACCCTGTGTCCTTACTGTGCAGATTTTATAGTGAATCGCCTGGTGAAGGTGTTTGATAAAGGGCTTTTTTCCATTGTCAAGCTTAGAATGATCCCTTGGGGCAATGCTTTTGTTCAATCAGATGGTTCTTTCGTTTGCCAG CATGGCCCAAACGAATGCTTTCTAAATGCCATTGAAGCCTGTGCTATAACCATCTACCCTGATGTG GAGAGGCATTTCAGATTTATACATTGCATGGAAAGTCTTGCCTTAGAGAACAAACTCAATGAGTGGGTTAATTGCTTTGAAATGTCTGCGTTAGGCACGGAAGCCATTGATTGCTACACTAGTGGATATGGGAACATG CTTGAACAAAAATTTGCTGCGGAAACTGCCCAGCTTAGTCCACCACATAGATTTGTACCATGGGTAGTTGTAAATAATCAACCTCTTCAAGAG GACTTCGAGAATTTTGTGAGCTATGCATGCAGGGCCTATACAGGAACACAAGTACCAGAGGCGTGCACGTCACTGCCTGCAGAGACCAATTCATTGCTGAAAGAAAATCACACAAGTCCAGTTTGCTTTGCAGATAAAACAGGCAACTACACATCATCAGCATCAGCAATAAAACCCCTAGGGTCAACCCATGACTAA
- the LOC8263105 gene encoding protein TIC 56, chloroplastic codes for MASINFNFFDNWFNKPPNPFPPINLLPLIHSLSSKTTQQQPPSNFASISISNPFNKPKKPEQSEADQQPGYWQQMLDQFFYEHENLPDYRHTPEVERILNDHPYLEQKENPTEEEIRENERFWKEIESNPVVKFLARAEQIDDKINEMELKANEIPYRWEDRKMWKNVPNVIGPDGRPMPRKAIRTRKESDDKFWDFAKQFFFGLWGFRQRPYPSSRPIDVAQAIGYKRLEQRYYDFIMRSGGFYYKDRLGRTRGPMELIQLKTAWGAGIIDKDTFIWGEDMDEWAPIHMIYGMERAIATWEVRLGAAATAFLHKLQKGIPPWVPLKGQECKTYKQLQQEAIESKKRDLAVLEANDGVWPGARIPSHALFLWASGSELTTILEADHMPNKYIPKDLRLQLAKIIPGLRPWEVLSVEQAMDQITYGGQWYREPLGSYTTGPPYIRHWNKDVKRLFRTFYNLSIQVYNKLNRTIPGFEAILEKVQADAEIRNARREEKRKAQKRAAR; via the exons ATGGCGtcaatcaatttcaatttctttgaTAACTGGTTCAACAAACCACCAAACCCATTTCCTCCAATAAACCTTCTCCCACTAATCCACTCTTTATCCTCAAAAACCACTCAACAGCAACCACCCTCCAATTTTGCTTCCATTTCCATCTCAAACCCATTTAACAAACCCAAGAAGCCCGAACAATCTGAAGCAGACCAACAACCCGGATACTGGCAACAAATGCTAGACCAGTTCTTTTACGAACACGAAAACCTACCCGATTACCGCCATACACCAGAAGTCGAAAGAATCCTAAACGACCACCCGTATTTAGAACAGAAAGAAAACCCAACTGAAGAAGAAATTCGAGAAAATGAAAGGTTTTGGAAAGAAATCGAGTCCAACCCAGTTGTTAAGTTCTTGGCACGAGCTGAACAAATTGATGACAAGATTAATGAGATGGAGTTGAAAGCAAATGAGATTCCGTATCGATGGGAGGACAGGAAGATGTGGAAGAACGTGCCAAATGTTATTGGACCGGACGGCAGGCCAATGCCAAGAAAGGCTATAAGGACTAGGAAAGAAAGTGATGATAAGTTTTGGGATTTTGCTAAGCAGTTCTTTTTTGGGTTATGGGGGTTTAGGCAAAGACCTTATCCGTCTAGTAGACCTATTGATGTTGCTCAGGCTATTGGATATAAAAGATTGGAGCAGCGATACTATGATT TTATTATGAGAAGTGGTGGATTTTATTATAAGGATCGACTGGGAAGGACACGAGGACCTATGGAGTTGATACAGCTCAAAACTGCTTGGGGTGCTGGGATAATTGATAAAGATACTTTTATATGGGGTGAGGATATGGATGAATGGGCTCCAATACATATGATTTATGGCATGGAACGTGCCATTGCTACTTGGGAAG TTAGACTTGGTGCCGCAGCAACAGCTTTCCTTCACAAACTTCAGAAAGGAATTCCTCCTTGGGTTCCTCTGAAGGGACAGGAGTGTAAAACCTACAAACAGCTGCAACAAGAGGCGATAGAGAGCAAAAAGCGTGACTTAGCTGTTTTAGAAGCTAATGACGGTGTATGGCCAGGAGCTAGAATTCCCAGCCATGCCCTATTTCTTTGGGCAAGTGGTTCTGAGCTGACCACTATTTTGGAAGCTGACCATATGCCAAACAAATACATTCCAAAAGATCTCAG GCTCCAATTGGCTAAAATTATCCCTGGCTTAAGGCCATGGGAGGTTCTAAGTGTTGAGCAAGCAATGGATCAAATAACATATGGTGGCCAATGGTACCGTGAACCGCTTGGCTCATATACAACAGGTCCGCCATACATCCGGCATTGGAACAAAGATGTCAAG AGATTGTTTCGGACTTTCTACAATCTCAGCATCCAAGTTTACAACAAACTGAACAGGACAATTCCTGGTTTCGAGGCTATATTGGAGAAAGTCCAGGCTGATGCTGAGATCAGGAATGCCAGACgtgaagagaagagaaaagcACAAAAGAGAGCCGCCCGGTAA